The Limisphaerales bacterium genome includes the window CTTTTTCCAAGTGCCCCCGCCGCTACTGAAGAGCCCGCGCGCTTCGTGATACCCGCGAGTGGTGGGCTGGCCGTCATTCATCCACTTGCCGCTGTACCACGAGTGATACCCGCCCGCCGCCATCGCCGCCGGCCAGAGGGTGAGTTTGGGATTCATCTTCTCCCGCCCCAAACCGCGCACGCCATTGCGGTAGCCGGTGCAGCCGGTGAGGATTTCCGCGCGACTGGGCACGCAAAGCGGATTGGAGCAAATGAAGTTTTCAAACGTCGCCCCATTGTTCACCAACCAATCAAGATGGGGTGTATCAATGCGCGGATTGCCCAGCGCGCCGATGGTATCGGGCCGCTGATCGTCAGTGACAATGACTAAAAAGTTCGGCTTCGCCGCCCACAACGTCAACGACATCAGCCACAGCGCAATCAGGCATCGCATCCAAAAAGGATGCCGCCGCGGGCGATGATTTGCATCAACTTTTTTCCGCACTCACCCACGTACGCACCGTTCCCAGCGGCATTTGGGCCCACGCGCGTTCGTGCAAATAATAGATCAGGAATTTTGCGGGGAATTCGACAAGCGCGATCATAATCGCCAAGCGAACATCTTTCGACCAAAAATAAGCAATGAGCGCGGTGATCAGCGTTGCCAAAATGCGCCAGCTAAGGCCTTTAAGCACGCTGCGCAGGCGCGATTCGCGGATGACTTCGGTGGCGGCGGTGGAATCAGTTCCCAGTTTGTCGGCGTCCATGCGCGAAGGCTACGCCAAATTGAAGTCGGTGAAAATCTCCGTGTGTGTCCTGCTTTGCAAAACCCGCGCAAGCGGTGTGTTGCCATCCGGCGCGAGTGAAGCACGCAAGGCATTCTTTTTCCCTTCGCCTGAAGCCAGCACCCATACCTCGCGCGCGGCGGCCAGCGCGGGAAAGCCCAGCGTGATGCGGCGCGGCGGCGGTTTGGGGCCGGTGACGGCGCGATAAACTGATGGAGAATCCAACGCCTCCGAATCGCCGGGGAAAAGCGAAGCCACGTGGCCGTCCTCGCCTAAACCGAGAAAAACCAAATCAAGAATCGGTTGACCCTCATCATCCAAATCCGCAATGCGGCAAATCTCTGCTTCGGCCTGTTGCACGGCAAAGGCTTCGCCGCGTTCGGTGAGGATGCGATGCACCTGCGCTTCGGGCACTTTCATTGCCA containing:
- a CDS encoding DUF2061 domain-containing protein; protein product: MDADKLGTDSTAATEVIRESRLRSVLKGLSWRILATLITALIAYFWSKDVRLAIMIALVEFPAKFLIYYLHERAWAQMPLGTVRTWVSAEKS
- the pgl gene encoding 6-phosphogluconolactonase, with the translated sequence MNHTLCRFPNAEALAAEAAVRWLSAMDLRDSFTVALSGGRIPKLLYAAVAAEASPDAFANAHFFWGDERCVSPTDEESNFKLAAVRLLLAMKVPEAQVHRILTERGEAFAVQQAEAEICRIADLDDEGQPILDLVFLGLGEDGHVASLFPGDSEALDSPSVYRAVTGPKPPPRRITLGFPALAAAREVWVLASGEGKKNALRASLAPDGNTPLARVLQSRTHTEIFTDFNLA